Proteins from a single region of Primulina tabacum isolate GXHZ01 chromosome 5, ASM2559414v2, whole genome shotgun sequence:
- the LOC142547109 gene encoding serine/threonine-protein kinase STY46-like isoform X2: MVMELNDSCGSKVVESSPRKSGLHGKKLEVYNNVLRRLQEVDHPEAQEPAFNDHLWKHFKRLPTRYAMDVNVDMAEDVITHKRLLDLARDPANRPAFEVRLVQVLPSLTGIQEIRSIHANHKREDILKSVLPFFVSIHPPPAFGSCPNLELLALEASNLEDQDGNRAVNAGEKCPRPMHEITFSTVDKPKLSQLTSLLAEAGLNIQEAHAFSTVDGYSLYFFVVDGWPFEEVEQLQIALEEEVLKIEKTFRPNPHSLSPLIEHKCLEIKRESDRLEIPSDGTDVWEMDSNLLKYDYKVASGSYGELYKGTYCSQEVAIKILKAERLNAELQKEFAQEVYIMRKVRHKNVVQFLGACTKPPNLCIVTEYMSGGSVYDYLHKQKGTFKLPSLLKVAIDVSKGMNYLHQNNIIHRDLKAANLLMDENEVVKVGDFGVARVRAETGVMTSETGTYRWMAPEVIEHKPYDHKVDAFSFGVVLWELLTGQLPYEHLTPLQAAVGVVQKGLRPTIPTRTHPKLAELLERCWQQDPTLRPDFTEITESLQKISKEVGGDGTDKRRGFFSSLRHGRHQ; this comes from the exons ATGGTGATGGAACTTAACGACAGCTGCGGCAGTAAAGTGGTGGAATCGTCTCCAAGGAAGAGCGGGCTACATGGGAAGAAGTTGGAGGTGTACAATAATGTTCTGCGCCGGCTTCAGGAAGTCGACCACCCGGAGGCTCAGGAGCCAGCTTTCAACGATCATCTATGGAAGCATTTCAAACGCCTTCCCACCag GTACGCGATGGATGTGAATGTGGATATGGCAGAAGATGTTATCACTCACAAGAGATTATTGGATCTGGCTCGTGATCCTGCTAATAGGCCCGCATTTGAAGTACGACTTGTTCAG GTTTTACCGTCTCTGACGGGAATTCAGGAGATTCGATCCATTCACGCCAACCACAAAAGGGAAG ATATTCTGAAATCTGTACTCCCTTTTTTCGTAAGCATCCATCCACCACCTGCCTTTGGCTCTTGTCCTAATCTTGAATTACTTGCTCTGGAAGCAAGCAATTTAGAAGATCAAGATGGGAACAGAGCTGTAAATGCTGGTGAAAAGTGTCCAAG GCCCATGCATGAAATTACTTTCTCAACAGTAGACAAGCCAAAACTAAGTCAG TTGACTTCCTTATTAGCTGAAGCTGGGCTAAACATCCAGGAAGCACATGCTTTTTCGACCGTGGATGGTTATTCTCTATACTTTTTTGTTGTTGATGGTTGGCCATTTGAG GAGGTTGAGCAACTCCAAATTGCACTGGAGGAAGAAGTTCTGAAAATTGAG AAAACTTTTCGGCCAAATCCGCATTCTTTGTCTCCTCTTATCGAGCATAAGTGCTTAGAGATAAAGCGTGAATCTGATCGTTTGGAAATACCCAGTGATGGCACTGATGTTTGGGAAATGGATTCAAACTTGTTGAAATACGATTACAAAGTAGCATCAGGATCATATGGTGAGCT ATATAAAGGTACTTACTGCAGTCAGGAAGTAGCAATCAAAATTCTCAAGGCAGAGCGATTGAATGCGGAACTGCAGAAAGAGTTTGCCCAAGAAGTATACATAATGAG AAAAGTTCGACACAAAAATGTTGTTCAGTTCCTAGGAGCGTGCACTAAACCTCCAAATCTCTGTATAGTGACAG AATACATGTCTGGGGGAAGTGTGTATGATTATTTACACAAGCAAAAGGGTACCTTTAAGCTTCCATCTTTACTCAAAGTGGCTATCGATGTATCAAAGGGAATGAACTATTTGCATCAGAACAATATAATCCATAGGGACTTAAAGGCTGCCAATCTTTTGATGGATGAAAATGAA GTTGTTAAGGTTGGTGATTTTGGCGTGGCCAGAGTGAGAGCAGAAACTGGTGTGATGACATCTGAAACTGGGACATATCGGTGGATGGCTCCTGAG GTCATAGAACACAAACCCTATGATCATAAAGTTGATGCCTTCAGTTTTGGGGTGGTTCTATGGGAACTGCTGACAGGACAG CTTCCATATGAGCACTTGACCCCTTTGCAAGCGGCAGTTGGAGTGGTGCAAAAG GGTCTTCGACCGACTATTCCTACACGCACTCATCCAAAGCTTGCTGAACTGCTTGAGAGATGTTGGCAGCAAGATCCTACTTTGAGACCTGACTTCACTGAAATAACGGAAAGCTTACAGAAAATTTCGAAGGAG
- the LOC142547109 gene encoding serine/threonine-protein kinase STY46-like isoform X3, which yields MVMELNDSCGSKVVESSPRKSGLHGKKLEVYNNVLRRLQEVDHPEAQEPAFNDHLWKHFKRLPTRYAMDVNVDMAEDVITHKRLLDLARDPANRPAFEVRLVQVNSFTVSDGNSGDSIHSRQPQKGSIHPPPAFGSCPNLELLALEASNLEDQDGNRAVNAGEKCPRPMHEITFSTVDKPKLSQLTSLLAEAGLNIQEAHAFSTVDGYSLYFFVVDGWPFEEVEQLQIALEEEVLKIEKTFRPNPHSLSPLIEHKCLEIKRESDRLEIPSDGTDVWEMDSNLLKYDYKVASGSYGELYKGTYCSQEVAIKILKAERLNAELQKEFAQEVYIMRKVRHKNVVQFLGACTKPPNLCIVTEYMSGGSVYDYLHKQKGTFKLPSLLKVAIDVSKGMNYLHQNNIIHRDLKAANLLMDENEVVKVGDFGVARVRAETGVMTSETGTYRWMAPEVIEHKPYDHKVDAFSFGVVLWELLTGQLPYEHLTPLQAAVGVVQKGLRPTIPTRTHPKLAELLERCWQQDPTLRPDFTEITESLQKISKEVGGDGTDKRRGFFSSLRHGRHQ from the exons ATGGTGATGGAACTTAACGACAGCTGCGGCAGTAAAGTGGTGGAATCGTCTCCAAGGAAGAGCGGGCTACATGGGAAGAAGTTGGAGGTGTACAATAATGTTCTGCGCCGGCTTCAGGAAGTCGACCACCCGGAGGCTCAGGAGCCAGCTTTCAACGATCATCTATGGAAGCATTTCAAACGCCTTCCCACCag GTACGCGATGGATGTGAATGTGGATATGGCAGAAGATGTTATCACTCACAAGAGATTATTGGATCTGGCTCGTGATCCTGCTAATAGGCCCGCATTTGAAGTACGACTTGTTCAGGTGAATA GTTTTACCGTCTCTGACGGGAATTCAGGAGATTCGATCCATTCACGCCAACCACAAAAGGGAAG CATCCATCCACCACCTGCCTTTGGCTCTTGTCCTAATCTTGAATTACTTGCTCTGGAAGCAAGCAATTTAGAAGATCAAGATGGGAACAGAGCTGTAAATGCTGGTGAAAAGTGTCCAAG GCCCATGCATGAAATTACTTTCTCAACAGTAGACAAGCCAAAACTAAGTCAG TTGACTTCCTTATTAGCTGAAGCTGGGCTAAACATCCAGGAAGCACATGCTTTTTCGACCGTGGATGGTTATTCTCTATACTTTTTTGTTGTTGATGGTTGGCCATTTGAG GAGGTTGAGCAACTCCAAATTGCACTGGAGGAAGAAGTTCTGAAAATTGAG AAAACTTTTCGGCCAAATCCGCATTCTTTGTCTCCTCTTATCGAGCATAAGTGCTTAGAGATAAAGCGTGAATCTGATCGTTTGGAAATACCCAGTGATGGCACTGATGTTTGGGAAATGGATTCAAACTTGTTGAAATACGATTACAAAGTAGCATCAGGATCATATGGTGAGCT ATATAAAGGTACTTACTGCAGTCAGGAAGTAGCAATCAAAATTCTCAAGGCAGAGCGATTGAATGCGGAACTGCAGAAAGAGTTTGCCCAAGAAGTATACATAATGAG AAAAGTTCGACACAAAAATGTTGTTCAGTTCCTAGGAGCGTGCACTAAACCTCCAAATCTCTGTATAGTGACAG AATACATGTCTGGGGGAAGTGTGTATGATTATTTACACAAGCAAAAGGGTACCTTTAAGCTTCCATCTTTACTCAAAGTGGCTATCGATGTATCAAAGGGAATGAACTATTTGCATCAGAACAATATAATCCATAGGGACTTAAAGGCTGCCAATCTTTTGATGGATGAAAATGAA GTTGTTAAGGTTGGTGATTTTGGCGTGGCCAGAGTGAGAGCAGAAACTGGTGTGATGACATCTGAAACTGGGACATATCGGTGGATGGCTCCTGAG GTCATAGAACACAAACCCTATGATCATAAAGTTGATGCCTTCAGTTTTGGGGTGGTTCTATGGGAACTGCTGACAGGACAG CTTCCATATGAGCACTTGACCCCTTTGCAAGCGGCAGTTGGAGTGGTGCAAAAG GGTCTTCGACCGACTATTCCTACACGCACTCATCCAAAGCTTGCTGAACTGCTTGAGAGATGTTGGCAGCAAGATCCTACTTTGAGACCTGACTTCACTGAAATAACGGAAAGCTTACAGAAAATTTCGAAGGAG
- the LOC142547111 gene encoding uncharacterized protein LOC142547111 isoform X1 encodes MPKKMEINSKSEASRARKSAVESERKDRESREKEDQYWREAEGAKSRAAKKRDEEAEKKAEAVAKKAEVRRLAEQEEKELDKSLRKPEKKVNRVSVPVPKVTELELKQGREEEQAAIHRRAEEEKKKQSRLADEEEYERMVLVANTNRDDAIIDARTVEDAIAQMTVAESLPVDKHPEKRLKASFKAFEEAELPRLKKEKPGLTHTQYKDMIWKLWKKSPDNPLNQFTLSLNVLCAV; translated from the exons ATGCCAAAGAAAATGGAAATTAACAGCAAATCAGAGGCGTCCAGGGCACGAAAAAGCGCAGTCGAATCCGAACGCAAAGATCGTGAATCACGTGAGAAAGAAGATCAGTACTGGCGTGAAGCCGAGGGAGCCAAGTCGCGAGCCGCTAAGAAGCGTGACGAGGAAGCCGAGAAGAAAGCCGAGGCAGTCGCTAAGAAAGCGGAGGTTCGCCGATTGGCCGAGCAGGAGGAGAAGGAGCTCGACAAAAGCCTGAGGAAGCCGGAAAAGAAGGTGAATCGTGTTTCGGTCCCCGTCCCAAAAGTGACGGAGTTGGAATTGAAGCAGGGTAGGGAAGAGGAGCAAGCGGCTATCCATCGGCGTGCGGAGGAGGAGAAGAAAAAGCAGAGCCGCTTAGCCGACGAGGAGGAGTACGAGAGGATGGTGCTTGTGGCCAACACCAATCGTGATGATGCAATTATAGATGCTAGGACTGTGGAGGATGCGATCGCCCAAATGACTGTGGCGGAAAGCTTACCTGTGGATAAGCATCCCGAGAAGAGGCTTAAAGCTTCTTTTAAG gCTTTTGAAGAAGCTGAGCTTCCGAGGTTGAAAAAAGAGAAACCAGGTTTAACACACACTCAATACAAAGACATGATCTGGAAACTATGGAAGAAATCTCCAGACAACCCCCTTAACCAG TTCACACTCAGCCTCAATGTGCTATGTGCAGTTTAG
- the LOC142547109 gene encoding serine/threonine-protein kinase STY46-like isoform X1, whose translation MVMELNDSCGSKVVESSPRKSGLHGKKLEVYNNVLRRLQEVDHPEAQEPAFNDHLWKHFKRLPTRYAMDVNVDMAEDVITHKRLLDLARDPANRPAFEVRLVQVLPSLTGIQEIRSIHANHKREGIETLNYSKDTDILKSVLPFFVSIHPPPAFGSCPNLELLALEASNLEDQDGNRAVNAGEKCPRPMHEITFSTVDKPKLSQLTSLLAEAGLNIQEAHAFSTVDGYSLYFFVVDGWPFEEVEQLQIALEEEVLKIEKTFRPNPHSLSPLIEHKCLEIKRESDRLEIPSDGTDVWEMDSNLLKYDYKVASGSYGELYKGTYCSQEVAIKILKAERLNAELQKEFAQEVYIMRKVRHKNVVQFLGACTKPPNLCIVTEYMSGGSVYDYLHKQKGTFKLPSLLKVAIDVSKGMNYLHQNNIIHRDLKAANLLMDENEVVKVGDFGVARVRAETGVMTSETGTYRWMAPEVIEHKPYDHKVDAFSFGVVLWELLTGQLPYEHLTPLQAAVGVVQKGLRPTIPTRTHPKLAELLERCWQQDPTLRPDFTEITESLQKISKEVGGDGTDKRRGFFSSLRHGRHQ comes from the exons ATGGTGATGGAACTTAACGACAGCTGCGGCAGTAAAGTGGTGGAATCGTCTCCAAGGAAGAGCGGGCTACATGGGAAGAAGTTGGAGGTGTACAATAATGTTCTGCGCCGGCTTCAGGAAGTCGACCACCCGGAGGCTCAGGAGCCAGCTTTCAACGATCATCTATGGAAGCATTTCAAACGCCTTCCCACCag GTACGCGATGGATGTGAATGTGGATATGGCAGAAGATGTTATCACTCACAAGAGATTATTGGATCTGGCTCGTGATCCTGCTAATAGGCCCGCATTTGAAGTACGACTTGTTCAG GTTTTACCGTCTCTGACGGGAATTCAGGAGATTCGATCCATTCACGCCAACCACAAAAGGGAAGGTATTGAAACGCTTAACTATTCCAAGGACACCG ATATTCTGAAATCTGTACTCCCTTTTTTCGTAAGCATCCATCCACCACCTGCCTTTGGCTCTTGTCCTAATCTTGAATTACTTGCTCTGGAAGCAAGCAATTTAGAAGATCAAGATGGGAACAGAGCTGTAAATGCTGGTGAAAAGTGTCCAAG GCCCATGCATGAAATTACTTTCTCAACAGTAGACAAGCCAAAACTAAGTCAG TTGACTTCCTTATTAGCTGAAGCTGGGCTAAACATCCAGGAAGCACATGCTTTTTCGACCGTGGATGGTTATTCTCTATACTTTTTTGTTGTTGATGGTTGGCCATTTGAG GAGGTTGAGCAACTCCAAATTGCACTGGAGGAAGAAGTTCTGAAAATTGAG AAAACTTTTCGGCCAAATCCGCATTCTTTGTCTCCTCTTATCGAGCATAAGTGCTTAGAGATAAAGCGTGAATCTGATCGTTTGGAAATACCCAGTGATGGCACTGATGTTTGGGAAATGGATTCAAACTTGTTGAAATACGATTACAAAGTAGCATCAGGATCATATGGTGAGCT ATATAAAGGTACTTACTGCAGTCAGGAAGTAGCAATCAAAATTCTCAAGGCAGAGCGATTGAATGCGGAACTGCAGAAAGAGTTTGCCCAAGAAGTATACATAATGAG AAAAGTTCGACACAAAAATGTTGTTCAGTTCCTAGGAGCGTGCACTAAACCTCCAAATCTCTGTATAGTGACAG AATACATGTCTGGGGGAAGTGTGTATGATTATTTACACAAGCAAAAGGGTACCTTTAAGCTTCCATCTTTACTCAAAGTGGCTATCGATGTATCAAAGGGAATGAACTATTTGCATCAGAACAATATAATCCATAGGGACTTAAAGGCTGCCAATCTTTTGATGGATGAAAATGAA GTTGTTAAGGTTGGTGATTTTGGCGTGGCCAGAGTGAGAGCAGAAACTGGTGTGATGACATCTGAAACTGGGACATATCGGTGGATGGCTCCTGAG GTCATAGAACACAAACCCTATGATCATAAAGTTGATGCCTTCAGTTTTGGGGTGGTTCTATGGGAACTGCTGACAGGACAG CTTCCATATGAGCACTTGACCCCTTTGCAAGCGGCAGTTGGAGTGGTGCAAAAG GGTCTTCGACCGACTATTCCTACACGCACTCATCCAAAGCTTGCTGAACTGCTTGAGAGATGTTGGCAGCAAGATCCTACTTTGAGACCTGACTTCACTGAAATAACGGAAAGCTTACAGAAAATTTCGAAGGAG
- the LOC142547111 gene encoding uncharacterized protein LOC142547111 isoform X2, with product MPKKMEINSKSEASRARKSAVESERKDRESREKEDQYWREAEGAKSRAAKKRDEEAEKKAEAVAKKAEVRRLAEQEEKELDKSLRKPEKKVNRVSVPVPKVTELELKQGREEEQAAIHRRAEEEKKKQSRLADEEEYERMVLVANTNRDDAIIDARTVEDAIAQMTVAESLPVDKHPEKRLKASFKAFEEAELPRLKKEKPGLTHTQYKDMIWKLWKKSPDNPLNQIAERD from the exons ATGCCAAAGAAAATGGAAATTAACAGCAAATCAGAGGCGTCCAGGGCACGAAAAAGCGCAGTCGAATCCGAACGCAAAGATCGTGAATCACGTGAGAAAGAAGATCAGTACTGGCGTGAAGCCGAGGGAGCCAAGTCGCGAGCCGCTAAGAAGCGTGACGAGGAAGCCGAGAAGAAAGCCGAGGCAGTCGCTAAGAAAGCGGAGGTTCGCCGATTGGCCGAGCAGGAGGAGAAGGAGCTCGACAAAAGCCTGAGGAAGCCGGAAAAGAAGGTGAATCGTGTTTCGGTCCCCGTCCCAAAAGTGACGGAGTTGGAATTGAAGCAGGGTAGGGAAGAGGAGCAAGCGGCTATCCATCGGCGTGCGGAGGAGGAGAAGAAAAAGCAGAGCCGCTTAGCCGACGAGGAGGAGTACGAGAGGATGGTGCTTGTGGCCAACACCAATCGTGATGATGCAATTATAGATGCTAGGACTGTGGAGGATGCGATCGCCCAAATGACTGTGGCGGAAAGCTTACCTGTGGATAAGCATCCCGAGAAGAGGCTTAAAGCTTCTTTTAAG gCTTTTGAAGAAGCTGAGCTTCCGAGGTTGAAAAAAGAGAAACCAGGTTTAACACACACTCAATACAAAGACATGATCTGGAAACTATGGAAGAAATCTCCAGACAACCCCCTTAACCAG ATTGCCGAGCGGGACTGA